From the Theobroma cacao cultivar B97-61/B2 chromosome 2, Criollo_cocoa_genome_V2, whole genome shotgun sequence genome, one window contains:
- the LOC18610253 gene encoding pentatricopeptide repeat-containing protein At1g69290 yields the protein MWSKSLSSLTHRPFSSSSTTEIPTLYSFLQPTVFALKPNQQPKQAQDSTNSQTKTLTQDQKTTLETTLEKSLLAQNTDEAWKSFKALTTNSIFPNKPLTNSLITYLSSLKDTHNLKRAFASVVFVIEKNPKSLSFETVTSVLRSMKIANTAAPAFALIKCMLKNRYFMPFGLWGDMLVDISRKNGSFVAFLRVFEECCRIAIDEKLDYMKPDLAACNAALECCCYELKSVSDAEKVVETMSVLGVRPDESSFGFLSYLYALKGLEEKIDELKNLMLEFGLSNKKMVYSSLIGGYAKSGKIDLVSATILRSLREGNGNDLDFSDETYCEVVKGYLQNGVIKSLACLIMEAQKLQSSVVEVDKSIGYGIISACINLGLSDKAHSILDEMNAQGGSVGLGVYVPILKAYCKEHRTAEATQLVMDISSLALQLDAEMYDALIEASMTSQDFQSAFTLFRDMREARIPDLKGSYLTIMTGLMENQRPELMAAFLDEVVEDPRVEVKTHDWNSIIHAFCKAGRLEDARRTFRRMTFLQFEPNDQTYLSLINGYVTAEKYFSVLMLWNEVKWKISGDGEKGIKFDHNLVDAFLYALVKGGFFDAVMQVVEKSQEMKIFVDKWRYKQAFMEKHKKLKVSKLRRRSFRKMEALIAFKNWAGLNA from the coding sequence ATGTGGAGCAAATCACTGTCTTCACTTACCCATAGacctttctcttcttcctccACAACTGAAATCCCAACTCTTTACTCTTTCCTCCAACCTACTGTTTTTGCCTTAAAGCCAAACCAACAACCAAAACAAGCCCAAGACTCCACAAATTCTCAAACAAAAACCCTAACCCAAGACCAAAAAACCACTCTAGAAACCACCCTTGAGAAATCCCTTCTCGCCCAAAACACTGATGAAGCCTGGAAGTCCTTCAAGGCCCTCACCACCAACTCCATTTTTCCCAATAAGCCGCTCACTAACTCCCTTATTACCTACTTGTCTTCCTTGAAAGACACCCATAATCTCAAAAGGGCATTTGCCTCTGTGGTTTTTGTCATTGAAAAGAATCCAAAGTCGCTATCTTTTGAAACTGTGACTTCTGTTCTGCGTTCCATGAAAATTGCCAACACTGCAGCCCCTGCTTTTGCTCTTATAAAATGCATGCTCAAAAACAGGTATTTTATGCCTTTTGGCTTGTGGGGTGATATGCTTGTTGATATTAGTAGGAAAAATGGTAGCTTTGTTGCATTCTTAAGGGTTTTCGAGGAATGTTGTAGGATAGCAATTGATGAAAAGCTGGATTATATGAAACCTGATTTGGCTGCTTGTAATGCTGCACTAGAGTGTTGTTGTTATGAACTTAAATCAGTTTCTGATGCTGAAAAAGTCGTGGAAACTATGTCGGTTTTGGGGGTTCGGCCTGATGAATCGAGTTTTGGGTTTCTCTCTTATTTGTATGCATTGAAAGGGCTTGAAGAGAAAATAGATgagttaaaaaatttgatgctTGAGTTTGGTTTGTCGAATAAAAAGATGGTTTATAGTAGTTTGATTGGAGGGTATGCTAAGTCTGGCAAAATAGACTTAGTTTCAGCAACCATTTTGCGTAGTTTGAGAGAAGGTAATGGGAATGATTTGGATTTCAGTGATGAAACTTATTGTGAAGTGGTTAAAGGGTATCTTCAAAATGGGGTTATAAAGAGTTTAGCTTGTTTGATAATGGAAGCTCAAAAGTTGCAGTCTTCCGTGGTTGAGGTTGACAAGTCTATTGGATATGGCATCATTAGCGCTTGTATTAATCTTGGGTTATCAGATAAGGCACACAGCATTCTTGACGAAATGAATGCTCAGGGAGGTTCTGTGGGGCTTGGAGTTTATGTGCCCATCTTAAAGGCTTACTGCAAGGAGCATAGAACTGCTGAAGCTACTCAATTAGTTATGGATATTAGTAGTTTAGCACTTCAGCTGGATGCAGAAATGTATGATGCACTGATAGAAGCATCCATGACAAGTCAGGATTTTCAGTCGGCATTTACATTATTTAGAGATATGAGAGAGGCAAGAATACCTGATCTGAAAGGGAGTTACCTTACTATAATGACTGGTCTGATGGAGAATCAACGACCTGAGTTGATGGCTGCATTTTTAGATGAAGTTGTTGAAGACCCTCGCGTTGAAGTGAAAACTCATGACTGGAACTCAATTATTCATGCTTTCTGTAAAGCTGGGCGGTTGGAAGATGCTAGGAGGACTTTCAGAAGGATGACTTTCCTGCAGTTTGAGCCGAATGATCAAACATATTTGTCACTGATTAATGGGTATGTGACTGCAGAGAAATATTTCAGTGTTTTGATGCTATGGAATGAGgttaaatggaaaatttcaGGTGATGGAGAGAAAGGCATCAAGTTTGACCACAACTTAGTTGATGCATTCCTATACGCTCTTGTTAAAGGGGGTTTCTTTGATGCAGTGATGCAAGTTGTGGAGAAGTCTCAAGagatgaaaatttttgtgGATAAGTGGAGGTACAAGCAAGCATTCATGGAGAAGCATAAGAAGCTTAAAGTGTCAAAGTTGAGGAGAAGGAGCTTCAGGAAAATGGAGGCACTTATTGCTTTCAAGAATTGGGCTGGTCTGAATGCTTAA
- the LOC18610251 gene encoding probable inactive purple acid phosphatase 1 isoform X1, whose protein sequence is MFVVGMTGLRLIFWTILLVLAILQNANSYGVQPLSRIGVHKATFALDNRAYVKASPDVLGLNGQNTEWVTVEYSSQNPSIDDWIGVFSPANFSASTCLAENPRVTPPLLCSAPIKYQYANYSSPDYKDTGKGSLKLLLINQRSDFSFALFSSGLLNPKLVALSNTVSFTNPNAPVYPRLAQGKEWNEMTVTWTSGYGIDEAEPFVQWGPKGEHRQHSPAVTLTFGRNSMCGAPARTVGWRDPGYIHTSFLKELWPNRVYTYKLGHRLFNSTYIWSQEYQFKASPFPGQNSLQHVVIFGDMGKDEADGSNEYNNFQRGSLNTTNQLIKDLNNIDIVFHIGDICYANGYLSQWDQFTAQIEPIASAVPYMLASGNHERDWPGTGSFYENMDSGGECGVLAETMFFVPAENRAKFWYSTDYGMFRFCIADTEHDWREGTEQYKFIEHCLASVDRQKQPWLIFLAHRVLGYSSGISYAIEGSFAEPMARESLQKLWQKYKVDISIYGHVHNYERTCPIYENRCTDYEKHYYKGTPKGTIHVVAGGGGASLSTFTTLKTNWSLYRDYDYGFVKLTAFDHSNLLFEYKKSSDGKVYDTFRISRDYRDILACTVDSCPSTTLAS, encoded by the exons ATGTTTGTTGTGGGGATGACGGGGCTGAGATTGATCTTCTGGACCATTCTATTGGTTCTTGCAATACTTCAGAACGCAAATTCATATGGAGTCCAACCTCTTTCAAGAATTGGTGTTCACAAAGCAACATTTGCTCTTGACAATCGTGCTTATGTCAAAGCCTCTCCTGATGTTCTAGGATTGAAT GGTCAAAATACAGAATGGGTTACAGTGGAGTATAGTTCCCAGAACCCATCAATCGATGACTGGATTGGAGTATTTTCTCCTGCCAATTTCAG TGCTTCAACCTGCCTTGCAGAAAATCCAAGGGTTACTCCACCATTGTTGTGCTCTGCACCTATTAAG TATCAGTACGCGAACTACTCTAGTCCTGACTACAAAGATACAGGAAAAGGGTCCTTGAAGCTTCTGCTGATTAATCAGAGATCAGACTTCTCTTTTGCACTATTTTCAAGTGGTTTGTTGAAT CCAAAGCTTGTGGCACTGTCAAACACAGTATCTTTCACAAATCCAAATGCCCCGGTTTACCCACGCTTAGCACAAGGAAAAGAATGGAATGAA ATGACAGTAACATGGACTAGTGGATATGGGATCGATGAAGCAGAACCATTTGTTCAGTGGGGTCCAAAAGGAGAACATCGACAACATTCCCCAGCTGTTACTCTGACTTTTGGACGTAACAGCATGTGCG GTGCGCCAGCAAGGACAGTTGGATGGCGAGATCCTGGATATATTCATACCAGCTTTTTAAAAGAGTTGTGGCCAAACAGAGT GTATACCTACAAACTGGGGCATAGATTGTTCAACAGTACATATATTTGGAGTCAAGAATACCAGTTTAAAGCATCTCCATTTCCTGGTCAAAATTCTTTGCAGCATGTAGTCATTTTCGGAGATATGGGAAAg GATGAAGCTGATGGCTCTAATGAATACAACAATTTCCAACGTGGCTCTCTAAACACTACGAACCAGTTAATTAAAGATTTGAACAACATTGATATAGTGTTCCACATTGGAGATATATGTTACGCTAATGGATACCTTTCACAGTGGGACCAATTTACTGCACAGATTGAGCCCATTGCATCTGCTGTGCCTTATATGCTTGCAAG TGGTAACCATGAGCGTGACTGGCCAGGAACAGGATCCTTTTATGAGAACATGGATTCTGGAGGAGAATGTGGTGTCTTGGCTGAGACAATGTTTTTTGTCCCGGCTGAGAACAGGGCTAAGTTTTG GTACTCCACTGACTATGGCATGTTCCGGTTCTGCATAGCTGATACAGAACATGATTGGAGAGAGGGGACAGAGCAGTACAAGTTCATTGAGCACTGTCTAGCATCAGTTGATAGACAAAAGCAACCATGGCTGATCTTTCTTGCACATCGGGTACTTGGCTATTCTTCTGGCATTAGTTACGCCATAGAAGGATCATTTGCAGAACCAATGGCAAGGGAGAGCCTTCAAAAACTCTGGCAGAAGTACAAGGTTGACATCAGCATCTATGGCCATGTGCATAATTATGAAAGAACATGTCCCATATACGAG AATAGATGCACTGACTATGAGAAGCATTACTATAAAGGCACACCGAAGGGCACGATACATGTTGTTGCAGGAGGCGGAGGAGCAAGCCTTTCAACATTCACCACCCTCAAGACCAATTGGAGTTTATACAGAGACTATGATTATGGATTTGTAAAACTTACTGCATTTGACCATTCCAACCTGTTATTTGAATACAAGAAGAGCAGTGATGGAAAGGTTTACGACACTTTTAGAATATCTCGGGATTATAGAGACATCTTGGCCTGCACTGTGGATAGTTGCCCTAGTACAACACTTGCATCCTGA
- the LOC18610252 gene encoding uncharacterized protein LOC18610252 has protein sequence MHMMDRLSFLGRKRGTLLKVDYFHRKEYHYTLSFLFNYQLHINSLPTQNPLTMSPLSGACLFINILILFSQLHKASAASHAAGRSIPTYGRCTDTCDSIPVKFPFGTGFGCGHPYFARYVKCSGGALQFSTGTGIYTVSSIDYPTSSIVVADPFMSTCSSMQNSGSFSLDRASPFTLTGDNIFVLLGCSTTSPVFDPSEDLCDTGSGSRVCSGLYSCKGVTGIGLPQNAPTSTCCVYDSLMGVGSGYSLDLPKLQCSSYTSIYEFGDEGDPMKWKFGISLQYNDSYYTPACTDCETSGGLCGFSGLDESFSCICRDGVNTTTTCVGHGYSWSGAWEPKIQTKTFIGVILLLWIFLLV, from the exons ATGCACATGATGGATAGGCTCTCCTTTTTAGGAAGGAAAAGGGGAACATTGTTGAAAGTTGATTACTTCCACCGAAAAGAATACCATTACACCCTCTCATTTCTTTTCAACTATCAATTGCACATTAATTCTCTCCCCACGCAGAACCCTTTAACCATGTCACCTCTCTCAGGTGCATGCCTCTTCATCAACATTCTGATCTTGTTTTCCCAACTCCACAAAGCGTCTGCTGCCAGCCATGCTGCTGGCCGTTCCATCCCAACCTATGGTAGATGTACCGACACTTGTGATTCAATCCCGGTTAAGTTTCCCTTTGGTACTGGATTTGGATGTGGACACCCTTACTTTGCTAGATATGTAAAATGCAGTGGTGGTGCTCTACAATTCTCTACTGGCACTGGCATTTACACTGTTTCTTCCATTGACTACCCAACCAGCTCTATTGTTGTTGCAGACCCTTTCATGTCAACTTGCTCTTCAATGCAGAATTCTGGAAGCTTTAGCTTGGATCGAGCCAGTCCGTTCACTCTAACAGGTGACAATATCTTCGTACTGCTTGGTTGCTCAACTACATCACCTGTGTTTGATCCAAGTGAGGATTTGTGTGATACCGGGTCAGGTTCTCGTGTTTGTAGTGGTTTGTATTCTTGCAAAGGGGTAACTGGAATTGGGTTGCCACAAAATGCACCCACATCCACCTGTTGTGTTTATGATTCACTGATGGGAGTTGGATCAGGTTATTCTTTAGACCTTCCAAAACTCCAGTGCTCATCATACACATCAATATACGAGTTTGGAGATGAAGGGGATCCCATGAAGTGGAAATTTGGAATTTCTTTGCAGTATAATGATTCATACTACACACCTGCATGTACGGACTGTGAAACCAGTGGTGGTTTGTGTGGATTTTCTGGGCTGGATGAGTCATTTTCTTGCATTTGCCGAGATGGTGTGAACACTACCACAACTTGCGTTGGACATG GGTATTCCTGGAGTGGGGCGTGGGAACCCAAAATTCAAACCAAGACTTTTATTGGAG TCATTCTGCTGCTGTGGATTTTCCTTCTTGTTTGA
- the LOC18610250 gene encoding probable inactive purple acid phosphatase 1 isoform X2 has product MRELRLIFLPILLILATLEEAASHGDQPLSKIAVQKATFSLNHQAYIKVSPTVLGLKGQNADWVTVEFSSPNPSVDDWIGVFSPSNFSASSCPAPADNPWVSPPLLCSAPIKYQYANYSTPKYKDTGKGSLKLQLINQRSDFSLVLFSGGLLNPKVVAVSAKVAFSNPNAPVYPRLAQGKVWNEMTVTWTSGYGIGEAVPFVEWSRKGGLPIHSPAGTLTFDSNSMCGEPAMTVGWRDPGFIHTSFLKELWPNTLYTYRLGHVLSDGTYVWSQQYSFRAPPYPGQNSLQRVVIFGDMGKDEADGSNEYNDFQHGALNTTKQLIKDLNNIDIVFHIGDICYANGYLSQWDQFTAQVEPIASTVPYMIASGNHERDWPGSGSFYGTKDSGGECGVLAETMFYIPAENRAKFWYSTDYGMFRFCVADTEQDWREGTEQYQFIEHCLASVDRQKQPWLIFLAHRVLGYSSATFYADTGSFGEPMGRESLQKLWQKYKVDIAIYGHAHHYERTCPIYQNICINKEKNHYRGTLSGTIHVVAGGGGAGLAEFTTLNTKWSFFKDLDYGFVKLTAFDHSNLLFEYKKSSDGKVYDSFTISRNYRDILACTVDSCPSMTLAS; this is encoded by the exons ATGAGGGAATTGAGATTGATTTTCTTGCCAATTCTATTAATTCTTGCAACGCTTGAAGAGGCTGCTTCACATGGAGATCAGCCTCTTTCGAAGATTGCTGTTCAAAAGGCAACTTTTTCTCTCAATCATCAAGCTTACATAAAAGTCTCTCCTACAGTTCTTGGGTTGAAG GGGCAAAATGCAGATTGGGTGACAGTGGAGTTTAGTTCTCCTAATCCATCAGTTGATGATTGGATTGGAGTGTTTTCTCCTTCGAATTTCAG CGCTTCTTCCTGCCCTGCTCCAGCAGATAATCCATGGGTATCCCCTCCACTGTTGTGTTCAGCACCTATTAAG TATCAGTATGCAAACTACAGTACTCCCAAGTACAAAGATACCGGAAAAGGGTCATTGAAGCTTCAGTTGATTAACCAGAGATCTGACTTCTCTTTGGTGCTATTTTCGGGCGGTTTGTTAAAT CCAAAGGTAGTGGCGGTGTCGGCTAAAGTTGCTTTCTCAAATCCAAATGCACCAGTTTACCCACGATTAGCTCAAGGAAAAGTATGGAATGAA ATGACTGTTACCTGGACCAGTGGATATGGGATCGGTGAAGCTGTACCTTTTGTTGAATGGAGTCGGAAAGGAGGACTGCCAATACATTCACCAGCTGGAACACTTACTTTTGATAGTAACAGCATGTGTG GTGAGCCAGCAATGACAGTAGGATGGCGAGATCCTGGGTTTATACACACCAGTTTTCTGAAGGAGTTGTGGCCCAACACATT GTACACCTACAGGCTTGGACATGTTCTGTCCGATGGTACATATGTTTGGAGTCAACAATACAGCTTTAGAGCACCTCCTTATCCTGGTCAAAATTCTTTGCAACGTGTTGTCATTTTCGGAGACATGGGAAAG GATGAAGCTGATGGTTCCAACGAGTACAATGATTTCCAGCATGGTGCTCTTAACACAACAAAGCAGCTTATTAAAGACTTAAATAACATTGATATAGTCTTCCACATTGGAGACATATGTTATGCAAATGGATACCTTTCACAGTGGGACCAGTTTACTGCACAGGTTGAGCCAATTGCATCAACTGTTCCTTACATGATTGCAAG TGGTAACCATGAGCGTGACTGGCCGGGATCAGGATCCTTCTATGGGACCAAGGACTCTGGGGGAGAATGTGGCGTTTTGGCGGAGACAATGTTTTACATTCCTGCTGAGAACAGGGCAAAGTTCTG GTATTCCACTGATTATGGCATGTTCCGGTTCTGTGTAGCTGACACAGAACAAGATTGGAGGGAGGGGACAGAGCAATACCAATTCATCGAGCACTGCCTTGCATCTGTTGATAGACAGAAGCAGCCATGGCTGATCTTCCTTGCACACAGGGTATTGGGTTACTCTTCTGCTACCTTTTATGCTGATACGGGATCTTTTGGGGAACCCATGGGAAGGGAGAGTCTTCAAAAACTTTGGCAGAAGTACAAGGTTGACATTGCCATCTATGGCCATGCACACCACTATGAAAGGACATGTCCAATTTACCAG AATATATGCATCAACAAGGAGAAAAACCATTACAGAGGCACCTTGAGCGGGACAATTCATGTGGTTGCTGGTGGTGGAGGAGCAGGCCTTGCAGAATTCACCACCCTAAACACCAAATGGAGTTTCTTCAAAGACCTTGATTATGGATTCGTAAAACTCACAGCGTTCGACCATTCAAACCTGTTGTTCGAGTATAAGAAGAGCAGTGATGGAAAAGTTTATGATTCTTTCACAATATCCAGGAATTACAGGGACATCTTGGCGTGCACGGTCGATAGCTGCCCAAGTATGACCCTTGCCTCgtga
- the LOC18610250 gene encoding probable inactive purple acid phosphatase 1 isoform X1 — MIFSGMRELRLIFLPILLILATLEEAASHGDQPLSKIAVQKATFSLNHQAYIKVSPTVLGLKGQNADWVTVEFSSPNPSVDDWIGVFSPSNFSASSCPAPADNPWVSPPLLCSAPIKYQYANYSTPKYKDTGKGSLKLQLINQRSDFSLVLFSGGLLNPKVVAVSAKVAFSNPNAPVYPRLAQGKVWNEMTVTWTSGYGIGEAVPFVEWSRKGGLPIHSPAGTLTFDSNSMCGEPAMTVGWRDPGFIHTSFLKELWPNTLYTYRLGHVLSDGTYVWSQQYSFRAPPYPGQNSLQRVVIFGDMGKDEADGSNEYNDFQHGALNTTKQLIKDLNNIDIVFHIGDICYANGYLSQWDQFTAQVEPIASTVPYMIASGNHERDWPGSGSFYGTKDSGGECGVLAETMFYIPAENRAKFWYSTDYGMFRFCVADTEQDWREGTEQYQFIEHCLASVDRQKQPWLIFLAHRVLGYSSATFYADTGSFGEPMGRESLQKLWQKYKVDIAIYGHAHHYERTCPIYQNICINKEKNHYRGTLSGTIHVVAGGGGAGLAEFTTLNTKWSFFKDLDYGFVKLTAFDHSNLLFEYKKSSDGKVYDSFTISRNYRDILACTVDSCPSMTLAS; from the exons ATG ATATTCAGTGGGATGAGGGAATTGAGATTGATTTTCTTGCCAATTCTATTAATTCTTGCAACGCTTGAAGAGGCTGCTTCACATGGAGATCAGCCTCTTTCGAAGATTGCTGTTCAAAAGGCAACTTTTTCTCTCAATCATCAAGCTTACATAAAAGTCTCTCCTACAGTTCTTGGGTTGAAG GGGCAAAATGCAGATTGGGTGACAGTGGAGTTTAGTTCTCCTAATCCATCAGTTGATGATTGGATTGGAGTGTTTTCTCCTTCGAATTTCAG CGCTTCTTCCTGCCCTGCTCCAGCAGATAATCCATGGGTATCCCCTCCACTGTTGTGTTCAGCACCTATTAAG TATCAGTATGCAAACTACAGTACTCCCAAGTACAAAGATACCGGAAAAGGGTCATTGAAGCTTCAGTTGATTAACCAGAGATCTGACTTCTCTTTGGTGCTATTTTCGGGCGGTTTGTTAAAT CCAAAGGTAGTGGCGGTGTCGGCTAAAGTTGCTTTCTCAAATCCAAATGCACCAGTTTACCCACGATTAGCTCAAGGAAAAGTATGGAATGAA ATGACTGTTACCTGGACCAGTGGATATGGGATCGGTGAAGCTGTACCTTTTGTTGAATGGAGTCGGAAAGGAGGACTGCCAATACATTCACCAGCTGGAACACTTACTTTTGATAGTAACAGCATGTGTG GTGAGCCAGCAATGACAGTAGGATGGCGAGATCCTGGGTTTATACACACCAGTTTTCTGAAGGAGTTGTGGCCCAACACATT GTACACCTACAGGCTTGGACATGTTCTGTCCGATGGTACATATGTTTGGAGTCAACAATACAGCTTTAGAGCACCTCCTTATCCTGGTCAAAATTCTTTGCAACGTGTTGTCATTTTCGGAGACATGGGAAAG GATGAAGCTGATGGTTCCAACGAGTACAATGATTTCCAGCATGGTGCTCTTAACACAACAAAGCAGCTTATTAAAGACTTAAATAACATTGATATAGTCTTCCACATTGGAGACATATGTTATGCAAATGGATACCTTTCACAGTGGGACCAGTTTACTGCACAGGTTGAGCCAATTGCATCAACTGTTCCTTACATGATTGCAAG TGGTAACCATGAGCGTGACTGGCCGGGATCAGGATCCTTCTATGGGACCAAGGACTCTGGGGGAGAATGTGGCGTTTTGGCGGAGACAATGTTTTACATTCCTGCTGAGAACAGGGCAAAGTTCTG GTATTCCACTGATTATGGCATGTTCCGGTTCTGTGTAGCTGACACAGAACAAGATTGGAGGGAGGGGACAGAGCAATACCAATTCATCGAGCACTGCCTTGCATCTGTTGATAGACAGAAGCAGCCATGGCTGATCTTCCTTGCACACAGGGTATTGGGTTACTCTTCTGCTACCTTTTATGCTGATACGGGATCTTTTGGGGAACCCATGGGAAGGGAGAGTCTTCAAAAACTTTGGCAGAAGTACAAGGTTGACATTGCCATCTATGGCCATGCACACCACTATGAAAGGACATGTCCAATTTACCAG AATATATGCATCAACAAGGAGAAAAACCATTACAGAGGCACCTTGAGCGGGACAATTCATGTGGTTGCTGGTGGTGGAGGAGCAGGCCTTGCAGAATTCACCACCCTAAACACCAAATGGAGTTTCTTCAAAGACCTTGATTATGGATTCGTAAAACTCACAGCGTTCGACCATTCAAACCTGTTGTTCGAGTATAAGAAGAGCAGTGATGGAAAAGTTTATGATTCTTTCACAATATCCAGGAATTACAGGGACATCTTGGCGTGCACGGTCGATAGCTGCCCAAGTATGACCCTTGCCTCgtga
- the LOC18610251 gene encoding probable inactive purple acid phosphatase 1 isoform X2, with protein sequence MFVVGMTGLRLIFWTILLVLAILQNANSYGVQPLSRIGVHKATFALDNRAYVKASPDVLGLNGQNTEWVTVEYSSQNPSIDDWIGVFSPANFSASTCLAENPRVTPPLLCSAPIKYQYANYSSPDYKDTGKGSLKLLLINQRSDFSFALFSSGLLNPKLVALSNTVSFTNPNAPVYPRLAQGKEWNEMTVTWTSGYGIDEAEPFVQWGPKGEHRQHSPAVTLTFGRNSMCARTVGWRDPGYIHTSFLKELWPNRVYTYKLGHRLFNSTYIWSQEYQFKASPFPGQNSLQHVVIFGDMGKDEADGSNEYNNFQRGSLNTTNQLIKDLNNIDIVFHIGDICYANGYLSQWDQFTAQIEPIASAVPYMLASGNHERDWPGTGSFYENMDSGGECGVLAETMFFVPAENRAKFWYSTDYGMFRFCIADTEHDWREGTEQYKFIEHCLASVDRQKQPWLIFLAHRVLGYSSGISYAIEGSFAEPMARESLQKLWQKYKVDISIYGHVHNYERTCPIYENRCTDYEKHYYKGTPKGTIHVVAGGGGASLSTFTTLKTNWSLYRDYDYGFVKLTAFDHSNLLFEYKKSSDGKVYDTFRISRDYRDILACTVDSCPSTTLAS encoded by the exons ATGTTTGTTGTGGGGATGACGGGGCTGAGATTGATCTTCTGGACCATTCTATTGGTTCTTGCAATACTTCAGAACGCAAATTCATATGGAGTCCAACCTCTTTCAAGAATTGGTGTTCACAAAGCAACATTTGCTCTTGACAATCGTGCTTATGTCAAAGCCTCTCCTGATGTTCTAGGATTGAAT GGTCAAAATACAGAATGGGTTACAGTGGAGTATAGTTCCCAGAACCCATCAATCGATGACTGGATTGGAGTATTTTCTCCTGCCAATTTCAG TGCTTCAACCTGCCTTGCAGAAAATCCAAGGGTTACTCCACCATTGTTGTGCTCTGCACCTATTAAG TATCAGTACGCGAACTACTCTAGTCCTGACTACAAAGATACAGGAAAAGGGTCCTTGAAGCTTCTGCTGATTAATCAGAGATCAGACTTCTCTTTTGCACTATTTTCAAGTGGTTTGTTGAAT CCAAAGCTTGTGGCACTGTCAAACACAGTATCTTTCACAAATCCAAATGCCCCGGTTTACCCACGCTTAGCACAAGGAAAAGAATGGAATGAA ATGACAGTAACATGGACTAGTGGATATGGGATCGATGAAGCAGAACCATTTGTTCAGTGGGGTCCAAAAGGAGAACATCGACAACATTCCCCAGCTGTTACTCTGACTTTTGGACGTAACAGCATGTGCG CAAGGACAGTTGGATGGCGAGATCCTGGATATATTCATACCAGCTTTTTAAAAGAGTTGTGGCCAAACAGAGT GTATACCTACAAACTGGGGCATAGATTGTTCAACAGTACATATATTTGGAGTCAAGAATACCAGTTTAAAGCATCTCCATTTCCTGGTCAAAATTCTTTGCAGCATGTAGTCATTTTCGGAGATATGGGAAAg GATGAAGCTGATGGCTCTAATGAATACAACAATTTCCAACGTGGCTCTCTAAACACTACGAACCAGTTAATTAAAGATTTGAACAACATTGATATAGTGTTCCACATTGGAGATATATGTTACGCTAATGGATACCTTTCACAGTGGGACCAATTTACTGCACAGATTGAGCCCATTGCATCTGCTGTGCCTTATATGCTTGCAAG TGGTAACCATGAGCGTGACTGGCCAGGAACAGGATCCTTTTATGAGAACATGGATTCTGGAGGAGAATGTGGTGTCTTGGCTGAGACAATGTTTTTTGTCCCGGCTGAGAACAGGGCTAAGTTTTG GTACTCCACTGACTATGGCATGTTCCGGTTCTGCATAGCTGATACAGAACATGATTGGAGAGAGGGGACAGAGCAGTACAAGTTCATTGAGCACTGTCTAGCATCAGTTGATAGACAAAAGCAACCATGGCTGATCTTTCTTGCACATCGGGTACTTGGCTATTCTTCTGGCATTAGTTACGCCATAGAAGGATCATTTGCAGAACCAATGGCAAGGGAGAGCCTTCAAAAACTCTGGCAGAAGTACAAGGTTGACATCAGCATCTATGGCCATGTGCATAATTATGAAAGAACATGTCCCATATACGAG AATAGATGCACTGACTATGAGAAGCATTACTATAAAGGCACACCGAAGGGCACGATACATGTTGTTGCAGGAGGCGGAGGAGCAAGCCTTTCAACATTCACCACCCTCAAGACCAATTGGAGTTTATACAGAGACTATGATTATGGATTTGTAAAACTTACTGCATTTGACCATTCCAACCTGTTATTTGAATACAAGAAGAGCAGTGATGGAAAGGTTTACGACACTTTTAGAATATCTCGGGATTATAGAGACATCTTGGCCTGCACTGTGGATAGTTGCCCTAGTACAACACTTGCATCCTGA